The window CAAGGCAGGTGTTCTTCAACACAGAAGGTAGAGTTTCTTCTAGTCCGAAACCTGCAAAACATCAAAACCACAATTACTTTAGAAGAAATACACTACTGTACTGAACTGAGACTAGAGTGTTTTCTGGAAACATGCATTACTGAAATACAGTTTAAGGTAGCAATAACAATTTTCACTACCCATCAGTCAGTAAGAAAACATCCTACAGTCATGGTGTAAAGGGTTTGTTGTGGAAACTGCTGAATATCCACTATAAATCATAGGAATATACTTGTGAATTCTAGGTTTTACACTTAGAAAGAaattcactttacatttactcaaggaaaaaaaattgcagagttGCATTAATGGTAAATGTTATCGCTACCAAATTActacaattcaattcaattcacacacactgtctgacactgcttgtcccaagtagggtcacggcATCCGGAGCCTGACCCCacaatgcagggtgcaaggcagacgggggaggggacacacccaggacaggacaccagtccatctcaaggcaccccaagcaggacttgaaccccagacccaccagagagcaggacccggtccaacccgctgcaccaatgTATCCCTcccagttcaattcaatttatttttatacagtgctctttgcacacagagactgagtgcCTGAAATATAGATACCCACACAATAGCCTGTTTGGGACAGTCGCTGCTGGTCTTGTAGTATGAGACAATTTGCTTGATTGGTATGATGCCTTTGTGGTACTTCGGACAGCAGTCTACTGAAAGACCTGGAATAATTGCtttacacagaaaagaaaatgagctGTAAGACATTGTATCACTACGGACTGTGGTGTTTGCTGTCTAACAGCGCACCATAAATCATACATAAGCATGAATGCAACTTTAAACAGGGGGTGTTACACTGCATATACACTACTGCAGACACAAGATCCCACAAACAAATCTTATTATGAGACACATGCAGATTTTGTCGCTATCAGATACTCACCACTGGAGACCAGCTGATGAGAGCAGAGAATTGCCAGGAGCAGAACAGCACTCAGAGTCTTCATGGTTTCTTCAGAGGAGGAGATTTGGAGGAACGGAGGAGTCGGCGATCAGAGTGAGAAGATGAGAGGAGTAACTGTGTGCTGCAAGAGCTGTGCTTGGTCTGAAGATCAACCCTGTCCATCTTATATAGCCAGTAAACCAGAGTTCTTTGAACACAGCTGAAAGTTCCTGAAACTTTCCAAGAATGAAACAAGGAAAAGTCATTTTCATTCCTTCCTCTTTTGTTTTGACTTTTCAGCTGATATTCTTTTGAATCTGGTTGCTTACCcagcagtttttaaaacaatgctATTTACATCTTTGCAGACTAAAATAATTATGCATTATGCATGCAGATGAATTTAGGAATTTAAGCAAATTTGATAAAGTACAATTTTTGGTCCATACAAATAATGTTTGCCCTTTCAGTAACTCAACAACTCcataatatttttaagatgCCACATACTAAAcactttctcaaaaaaaaaaaaaaaaaatttacataaattattcACAAAACCATCTAGCATCTGGACagggaacactggaccaggactggagaacaagaggcaggagttgacaggacgggcactctgGATTGGAACATAAACACATATAGAACAGACTGAGGAAACAGGAGACTACTAATCACAGGGCGATCAATcactgatcaagaatccacaaccCACCATCTGCCGCTTGCTCCCTTTATACCTCAGCAAGTACctaattgtgaacaggtgcttgGTTCTGGCTCAGCGGCAGGGACTGGAgcctcctctggcctgtagGGGTATTACCCCTGGGGGGTCGTGACAGCATCCACACCTCTCCAGCAAGTCTACTTTTGCAGATAAAGTCTTGACAGCAATTACACATTTGAGTTTTTGTGGGTATTTCTCTGTGACAATGCtgtgataataacaataacgtACCGTAAAAACTtttgtaactcacacacactttctgaaccgcttgtcccatacggagtggcggggggccggagcctaacccggcaactcggcgtaaagctggagggggaggggacacacccaggatgggaagccaggccgtcgcaaggcaccccaggtgggactcgaaccccagacttttgtaactcatttttctcatttaactcaaactcatttttctgcttgttGTGTGATTCATTGCACCTAAAGTCCATAATGCAAACAAAGACCAGCTAGGCCCATGGATCCCTGTACTGATTTCCATTTCCCACTTTGACTTTTTACTGATTATTGTTTCAACGGGGAGAGCTTGTAAGTGTAGTGCAGGGGTCGGCAACCCGCGGCTCCGGAGCCGCATGCGGCTCTTTCATCCCTCTGCCGTGGCTCCCCGcggctttgaaaaaataatgtgaataaatggctattttatataaattattttgttatttagttagttttatcagtgtaatagttattattttggAGATTAAAGTGATCttgtagcattaaaataaaacgttGTAATATTTTGTCGATCAAAATTTGCCTCCCAGCTCTGTGTTGGTTGATACCATTGTATGCGTCACCTGTCGCCGCCCGGCAAGTGACTTGTCTTAAACTTTTGACCCCCTCACGGATGACAGCTTGCAATCCTGCATAAAGATCAAAGTGACATCTTATAGCACTGATATTAATCAGCTGTGCAGTGAGGTTCAGGAGCAGAAGTCACATTAACCAAGTGAACGAAATCATTTAAtgagttattattttgcaaatatatatttttatattggaccctgaactgatgtagtTATGCTTTATATTCAGGTTGGCGGTTGACTGCTGTAGCTACGCGACTGAGGAAATCAACCAATGACGGCAACCTTTAGAataaactggcatttttttgtttgctcttttgatttcttttaaaaaaatccacaaataagGGATAAATAAACTTATACATGCCAGTGTCTTTTTGTTAGAGTTCAaaagaatttgttgttttggttgttacaaaaaatttagaaataaaatgtcagtcattttctctttgtagttcctttatttcataaatgtaacaaatcacagtctttatatacatagcataagtgtaatgaaactatatatgctgtgttttcttcattttagggaTCAAACTGGGTTTGCGGCTTCAGATAGGTTTTATTTGGTGGAAACAGCCAttctggattttatttttcatgtcttcctggtgggggtgcggtggcgcagtgggttggaccgcagtcctactctccggtgggtctggggttcgagtcccgcttggggtgccttgtgacggactggcgtcccgtcctgggtgtgtcccctccccctccggccttacgccctgtattgccgggtaggctctggtaccccgtaagggatgagcggttctgaaagtgtgtgtgtcttcctggTGTTAGGTGTTTCTTTTACAGGTTTCTTGTCACTCTCAACCATAAGTGAAAATTGCAGCTAAGCATTCATAGCTGTCATCATACAGCCCCATTGTCTGGGTTTAAATGCACTACTGCCTGCAAATGTTTTCcatgttgttttatttctctttccaAAGACATGAATTTCAGGATATACAAAATTTTGCACATAAAAACACTAATTtcttaaaatcatattttatcatttgcCTGTATATTTAATTATGGGATAGCATTTCTCTCATCATTCATTGACTtgaacatcagctaaataggtAAAATCTGCCAAACATATTTAACATGTTGACCTGTCCATAAGCACCACTAAAtagtttaaaaacacaaataattctGCTAGCTCGCTGTGTTCACTGagcagaaatttatttttggaacAAGGAACACAATTTATGTGGAAAATGTCTTTCTCAGCAAACGGTGATTTCCTCTTGTTGttctgtgaaaaacacaagCTTTGATTTTTCTTCATATGCACGTACTGGCTTTCTAAGTAAACAGTggggctttattgtcatttactGTCACAGACACCgtgttataataaaataataaaaaagtattcGTCAGAGTTTTCACAAAACTCACTcatcacctgaaaccacttgtctcaagcagggtcatggtgagccagagcctaatttggcaacaaagggcataaggctggagggggagagaacacatccaggatgggatgccagtctgccacaaggcacctcaagcgggactcaaaccccagacccactagagagcaggcacaggtcaaacccactgcacccccacaccctaTTATTCACACAGCTTTACCACTGCAACATTCAATGTTACTTTGAGAGctgctctttatttttattgtgtgatATTGTTTCAGGGGTTATCATTCAGTTTGATGTATGTTTTGAAGATGTTTAAcagtaaacaaatgtttttttcctcctgtgttACTCCTTGGGAGGCCTTCCCTTTCTGGCATCTGGATAGTCTGTTTAATCACATAGTAAAGCCATTAGGACAATATTTTAAAGGTTATTTTATTTGCCAAGATATGctattttgctgtaaaattcTAACAGGTTTTATATTTCAAACAACCCTTAATCTTGTCAGATATGCTGTTTGCATAACCTCCTTTCTTATGACATGTATTGGATGTACTAGATATACAGTAGAGGGCACTGTTAATGCCAGCAAGatgaatgctgtgtgtgtttcaggatgATTACTGTTGACttaaactctctctctctcacacacacacacacacacacacacacactgtcccaaGCAgcgaacctgagcctaacctggcagcacagggcgtaaggctggaggggacacacccaggatgggacaccactccattgcaaggcaccccaagtgggactcgaaccccagacccaccagagagtgtacccggccaagcctgctgcaccactttgcCCTTTTTGACCTAAACTGAATGACTTTATTTAGTAAAGTTTagggaaaaactgagaaaattaaaacataaaacattgcAACATATTGACAGTATAAACCAGTTAGAGCCATGGATTACTGTAAATCTGAACAAAACTAATtacgataataataattattgttattgttaccaCAATGTCTCTCTGTCCTGTGTACCACATTTCACAAGCTGTGCGCTCATGGGAGGCTCCAGACCACGaaaaccctgcactggatgagtgcttattgataataaatgaaggaataaaagcataaaatgtataGATGAACTGAAATTATACTTTGAAAGAAGTATTATGAGATGTTGGtattgtcattgtcatgcataaaaacatcttttcgtttttaaattaattttaggagacactttttcaTCCATGGCTGCTTGACATGGCCGTGAATCAGGGGTCCTTCGCTCGAGGGTTTGTTCAGTGCAGCATTGTCGGGTCACATGCATTGTGAAGTACTGATGGGATGCTTGCTGCCATCTATTACCTTCCACTCCTTCAGCACCTCTTGGCTCTACCCCAGCCATCCCTTGTAGGTTCATAGCCTGTCTCTTCCAagttctttcactttctttcttccttttttctcttctaCCATTAATCTCACATCTTACTCAAAGAAACCCTCACTGCATCAAATGTGGCCCAGAATTACAGGCCAGTCTCTCTCCCCCCTTTTCTCTCAAAAACTTTGCAACATGCCAAGTCCTTCTCCACAATGATCTCCTTGACACTTATTGGTCTGGGTTCAAGATTGCTCATTGCTGAGACTCTCCCCCTTGCAGTTTCAGATGCTGTCAAGAGAGCAGGATATGTCATCATTTGCTCAGTGCTCATTCTGCTCAACTTCTCTACACCATTTCATGCTGTCAACCACCATCCAGTTTGCCTCCCTTCAATAGCTTGTGATCAAAGGATCAGCAGTGACACCATGTGAGTCTTACCTGTCAGATACATCTTACCAGGTGGTCAGGCATGGCTCCCTGTCTTCCCCTTAGTTTCTCTCAGCTGGGGTTCTGCAGGGCTCAGTGTCAGGCCTCCCACTTTTCCTCATCCGTATGACTTCCCTTGGCTCTGTCACTGTCTTTCACAGGTTCTCTtttcactgctatgctgatgatgccCAGCCCTTCTTCACTTTTCCCTTGCTATAACAGTAATGTCCTCATGAATTGCAGCTCTCCCGCTGGAAATTTTTCCTTGATTGTACTGAACTGAACTCATCTCACTGTACAAACCATTTGATTAGTGTTTAgtaatgtgaaatataaattaaagGTAGAACATGTATGGTATAAAAAGACAAATTCTTCTCTGTGTATAGCAAAATACtttactggaattattttattgttaaatttacatttacatttatttatttagcagacgcttttctccaaagcgtcttccgatggatactatgtagtgttatcagcccacacaccttattcgccaaggtgacttacactgctagatacactacttacaatgggttgctcatccatacatcatctATACATGGATTTAGTAATTTTGCAATGTTTCTGTGAAGTGAATTAGTTCATATGTAAGTGGTAAATAGGGGAAGTATAATGAGGAAATGACCATAGCTCATGCATGACTATTCTCAGAATGTTAATGTTTTACAACACCAGATAACAGCAGCTGGACGCAAAGTACACTAACACTGCTGTACATAGTGAGCTGCAAAGGAATTTCCCCCATGGCAAAAACATGTGACAGATAAAGCAGGCTACATCTTGAAtcagttttttaatttcagtggaaCTGGTCTGTAGTGGAAGTAAGTGAATGTCTGCAAAGACCTACATCTTGAAGGAGGAAGCACTTGCCCCAGGGTTTAAGGCTGCTTAGGATCAACTGactgcacaaatgacagtgGAGATTTAAAGCTGAAACCTGCTGTAGTTTATAGCTCTGTTGACTGACAAGCTTTAAAAGGTACGTGAAGTCCAGCCtgtcacgttcacgcccacagcacaagcaacaacacctgactctgcactaactcatgagtaatcactcaccttataaagaccttcttcagctcccgtaccgctgcggaatctcgtttggggcAACCTCCCTTTCTGGTGTTACTACACGCACTCttgctctgttcacgatctccggtttttcttttgactccttgcttcgttttccaactacgtccatggatcctcattcctgtcctgttcgccgatcgaccgaccctttgcctggccctggttttgagaactcgcctcttccctcaacttctgacaaACAACgttgcacttgggttcagccatcccggcttCCTGTGTTTCGCGTGACACAGCCCTGGTGTTTACTTTAGGCTTAGCAAGAAACGTTGGATGGTGCTAAGATTTTGATGGTCCCTCTAGGTGATGTTTtggaggatttaaaaaaaagttattgcaAAAAGAAACATTCAGCTATTAAGATTCTTCTGATTTTCGATAATGTACTTATCCATCCTACCAACAGTTCCTGGACTgtcaaaactgacatttacgtttacattttcttaattttggtgacactattctccaaagcaacttgcaatgtcaACAAACATAACAGTCCTCTTTTTACTTTCTAACGTAGCTTTTGTACTCAAGCCCCATCATCACTGAAACCATTAAAGCTCTCTATTTTatggctggggggggtgcggtgatgcagtgggttggaccgggtcctgctctctggtgggtctggggttcgagtcctgcttggggtgccttacgacagactggcgtcctgtcctgggtgtgccccctcaccctccagccttgtgccctgtgttgccaggtttggctctggctccccgcgaccccaattgggacaagcggttcagaaaatgtccaTGTGTATTTATGGCCAGCATTCAAGATGTGGGTTGCAGTAGttaatttttccacaaaattatgctaatatttttattaggattattgtcatttttaatcAGTGTTTTGGAGATAAAACTGTATAGGTATTAAAGACAAGGAAGGCCCTATTAAAGACAAGAAAGGCCCCTAGCCCTGATCAGGTGTCTCCCTCCTGCCTGAAAACCTGTGCGAGCCAGCTAGCCCTCATCTTTACACAGATCTTCAATAGATCGTTGGAGCTAAGCATGGTCCCATCGTGCTTCAAGCGCTCCACCATAATACCTGTTCCCAAAAAAACCTGCATCTCGGGACTGAATGACTTCAGACCGGTGGCTCTTACCTCTGTAgcaatgaagtgctttgagaagctggtGCTAGAATATCTGAAGGTCATCACAGGCTCACTGCTGAGTCCCttccagtttgcctacaggTCAAATAGGTCTATGGAAGATGCTGTGAACATGAGGCTGCACTACATCCTGGAGCACCTTGACTCAACGCAGACATACGCACGAATCCTctttgtggacttcagttcagcCTTTAATACAGTCATTCCAGACATCCTTTACTACAAACTCAGCCAACTCTCTGTGCCAACATCCATCTGCAACTGGATCACAAgcttcctcaccaacagagaaCAGCAGGTGAAACTGGGAATATTCACATCTAGCACTCTCACACTCAGCACCggtgccccccagggatgtgtgctctcccctcTGCTCTTTTCAATATACACAAACGACTGCACCTCCGCGGACTCATCAGTTAAGATCCTGAAATtcgctgatgacactacagtcaTAGGACTCAACAAGGACTGCGATGAGTCTGCATACAGATGGGAGATGGACTGGCTTTCTTTGTGGTGCAGACACAACAACCTGGAACTTAATACCAGTAAGACAATGGAGATGACAGTTGACTTTAAGAAAGCACCTTCTCCTCTGCCACCACTCACTATCCAAGGTTGTACTGTGTCCAGCACTGATTCCTTCAAGTTTCTTGGCACTACCATCTGCAAAGACTTGAAGTGGGAGAAGAACATCACTACCATAAtaaagaaagcccagcagaggatgTACTTTCTCCGCCAACTAAGGAAGCACAACCCGCCGAAGGAACTGCTTTGCCAATTCTACAGGGCCACCATTGAATCCATACTATGTTCATCAATcgctgtctggttcggctctgCCACCAAATTGGACAAGCGCCGCCTTCACAGACTGGTTAAGTCAGCAGAGCGCAGGACCTGTACATGTCCCATGTCAGGAAATGGGCTGAGAAAATTGTAGGGGACCCCTCACACCCCGCTCACTGTCTGTTTACCCTACTTCCCTCTGGCTGGCGATACAGACAAATCAAAACAAGAACTACCAGACAGCCATAAAGATTCAAAACACCCTCCTATAACCTCAATCTACACTGGActttttactactactgtaccTTACTTGTTCAGCATTAcacccatgtgcagtatgttcttACATCTTTTCTGCAAcatcatgtgcaatatgttttcTTATATCTTTTGTGCATTATCAtatccatgtgcaatatgttctccaaataactgacaatcGCTGCACTATAATGTCACCTTATGGTACAGGTCAACGCATCatttttttctatgcttggtcattta of the Scleropages formosus chromosome 7, fSclFor1.1, whole genome shotgun sequence genome contains:
- the LOC108926594 gene encoding C-C motif chemokine 18-like, which codes for MKTLSAVLLLAILCSHQLVSSAIIPGLSVDCCPKYHKGIIPIKQIVSYYKTSSDCPKQAIVFRTRRNSTFCVEEHLPWVQKHIVKLQLALAMTTTQTTP